The genomic segment GCTTTAACGGGACGGACAGCGCGGACAACCCCGAAGACGCGTAAGCGAAACCTGACAACGCGGGTGGGCCTAACTTTATCACCGGAGGTTCGAGTTTGAAGATAGTGCGGTTTTCGTGTGGCGGGCCAATCGCATATGGTGTGCTCGAAGGCGACACAATCCGCGTCATCGACGGGACGCCTTTTATCAGGTATACCGTCGGCGAAGCGACATATCGTCTCGATGATGTCCGGTTGCTCGAACCGGTAATCCCGACTAAGATCGTCGCTGTCGGTCTCAACTACATCGACCATGCCGCCGAAATCGGCATGGAGCCGCACGACGAACCGATTATCTTCATGAAGCCGGTCTCGGCGGCTATCGCGGCCGGCGACGCAATCATCTATCCGCGGATGAGTTCATGGATAGAATACGAGGCCGAGCTTGCCATCGTCATAAAGGATATCACCCGCCAGGTCAGCGTCGAGCAGGCGCCGGCGCGTATTCTCGGATACACCTGCGCCAACGATGTTACCGCTCGCGACCTGCAGCGCAAGGACGGGCAGTGGACGCGGGCGAAGAGCTTCGATACCTTCGCGCCGATAGGCCCGTGTATCGAAACCGATATCGACCCGAACAATCTTAAGATAGAGCTGCGCCTCAACGGCGAGGTGACGCAGTCGTCGAACACCTCGAACATGCATTTCAAGCCCGATTTTCTCGTCTCATTCATTTCGCACGTCATGACGCTCTGCCCCGGCGACATAATCCTGACCGGGACTCCTCCCGGCGTGGGGCCGATGCAAATCGGCGACGAGGTCGAAGTCGAGATAGAGGGGATTGGGACGTTGAGGAATAAGGTAATAACCCTATAGGCTCGTCGAGCAGCGGCAGGCGGGGTTGTTGGGTAGTTTAGTTTAAGAAAGGCATTAACATGTCGAAGGGACCAACAGTACGCATGACCATCACCGAGATAATGGGCAAAGGCACCTGCCCGTTCAAGCTGAAAGTCGGCGATACCTGGGAAGTGCGGGGCGAGGCGGTGCCCGAGCATTTCTGCGGCTGGGCGTTTCAGTCGATTTTTCCGTTTCTGACGGTGCTCCGGTTCAACGGCGTTTTTCCCTGGGGCGGCGAAGGGAATAAGGTTTCTGTCTGCTGCCCGGACCCGGCAAACCCGGTCGTCTTTGAACTGGAACGGATTGAGGAGTAGTGGTCGGAACTAGTACTAGAATGCGCGGAGCGATTGGTTTCGGGTTATCGAGATGTTGTCGCGGAGGCCGTTTTTTTGATAGCCGGCGCAGTGTGTCGCGTGTAGCGATGGGGTAAATATGACCGACCTTATTCAAGTTAACGAGGAGATATATTATATAGCCCATGACGCCAACTACGGCGTCGTGCTCACCGGCGACGAC from the Actinomycetota bacterium genome contains:
- a CDS encoding TIGR04076 family protein, with translation MSKGPTVRMTITEIMGKGTCPFKLKVGDTWEVRGEAVPEHFCGWAFQSIFPFLTVLRFNGVFPWGGEGNKVSVCCPDPANPVVFELERIEE
- a CDS encoding fumarylacetoacetate hydrolase family protein; its protein translation is MKIVRFSCGGPIAYGVLEGDTIRVIDGTPFIRYTVGEATYRLDDVRLLEPVIPTKIVAVGLNYIDHAAEIGMEPHDEPIIFMKPVSAAIAAGDAIIYPRMSSWIEYEAELAIVIKDITRQVSVEQAPARILGYTCANDVTARDLQRKDGQWTRAKSFDTFAPIGPCIETDIDPNNLKIELRLNGEVTQSSNTSNMHFKPDFLVSFISHVMTLCPGDIILTGTPPGVGPMQIGDEVEVEIEGIGTLRNKVITL